In Gemmatimonadota bacterium, one genomic interval encodes:
- a CDS encoding 50S ribosome-binding GTPase has product MTGSQGTSAPPGHDCVSCALQENLVQMGVSLDRWDYVIALAGNPNVGKSTVFNALTGLKQHTGNWPGKTVNRAEGGFEFNGRRYKMIDLPGTYSLLSASIDEEIARDFILFGRPDCTLIVVDATMLERNLNLVLQVLEITERAVVCLNLMDEAERKGISVDHRSLSRELGVPVVPVSARKKEGLGLLMRTVADVIEGTIKNAPRRITGNDELDRTVDTITGMLQASYPDLPNPRWIAFRLLDGDYRVRKALETGEFSRMGVQADVIDGGSNRRSMNS; this is encoded by the coding sequence ATGACGGGATCGCAAGGAACTTCCGCGCCGCCCGGCCACGACTGCGTGTCGTGCGCGCTCCAGGAGAACCTGGTGCAGATGGGCGTTTCGCTGGACCGGTGGGACTATGTCATCGCCCTGGCGGGTAATCCGAATGTGGGTAAGAGCACGGTCTTCAACGCGCTGACCGGATTGAAGCAGCATACGGGGAACTGGCCCGGGAAGACGGTGAACCGGGCCGAGGGCGGCTTCGAGTTCAACGGCAGAAGGTACAAGATGATCGACCTGCCCGGCACGTATTCCCTGCTGTCGGCGTCCATCGACGAGGAGATCGCCCGGGACTTCATCCTCTTCGGCCGCCCCGACTGTACTTTGATCGTCGTCGACGCCACCATGCTCGAGCGCAATCTCAACCTCGTGCTGCAGGTGCTGGAGATCACGGAAAGAGCGGTAGTCTGCCTGAACCTGATGGACGAGGCCGAGCGCAAGGGAATCTCGGTGGATCACCGCTCGCTCTCCCGGGAACTGGGCGTGCCGGTCGTGCCCGTGTCTGCCCGGAAGAAGGAGGGACTGGGCCTTTTGATGCGCACGGTCGCCGACGTGATCGAGGGTACGATCAAGAACGCGCCGCGGCGCATAACGGGCAACGACGAACTCGACCGGACGGTGGATACGATCACGGGCATGCTTCAGGCATCCTACCCGGACCTGCCGAACCCCCGCTGGATCGCCTTCAGGCTGCTCGACGGCGACTACCGGGTGCGCAAGGCGCTGGAAACCGGAGAATTCAGCCGGATGGGCGTCCAGGCCGACGTAATCGACGGAGGAAGTAATCGACGGAGCATGAACTCATGA
- the cysN gene encoding sulfate adenylyltransferase subunit CysN, protein MTDIRTFLRQNEEKELLRFSTAGSVDDGKSTLIGRLLADSKNIYEDHLASLKQLARKDEAPDLALLLDGLKAEREQGITIDVAYRYFSTPKRKFIIADTPGHEQYTRNMATGASGANLAIVLVDARHGVLTQTRRHAFITSLLGIQHLVVAVNKMDMVDYSEAVFDDIRRAFLDYAAKLNVSDIRIVPVSALHGDNVVEKSGRMPWYHGQSVLDILEDVQFLTDRNLVDLRFPVQYVIRPHQNARYYAGSVLSGVVRPGDEVLILPGQNRTRVQSVSSFDGDLEEAYPPMSVSLQLEDEVDISRGDMIVHPKNLPHVDRRFEAMMVWMSEAPMDPSRHYLIKQTTQTARVSIDHVDYRIDVDTLHKVDVSRLALNDIGRVALTSNRPLFHDAYLNNRLTGSFILVDYLTNNTVAAGMIIDRLPEDRVPMDVDAGSEPRATTSKRTSLVDPDRRIVRYGQKPCTIWITGLVGSGKSAVTFGLEAALYEEGYSVVVLDSSVVRNGLSRDLGFSAADQAENLRRVAECARVLNDAGLIVVASFISPSEDGRRQVAERIGIDRYVEVFVDASLDWCRKHDTTGCYAKSDRGLLRNLAGVDYPYERPIDPAVKVASETDPVDHSVSRIVAVLKEKGYLLTIPPAP, encoded by the coding sequence ATGACCGACATCCGGACGTTTTTAAGACAGAATGAAGAGAAGGAACTGCTGCGCTTCAGTACGGCGGGCAGCGTGGATGACGGCAAGTCCACGCTGATCGGCCGGCTCCTGGCCGACTCGAAGAACATCTACGAGGACCACCTCGCTTCGCTCAAGCAACTGGCCCGCAAAGACGAAGCGCCCGACCTGGCCCTGCTGCTGGACGGCCTCAAAGCCGAGCGGGAGCAGGGCATCACCATCGACGTGGCCTACCGCTATTTCTCGACGCCGAAGCGGAAGTTCATCATCGCCGACACCCCGGGCCACGAACAATACACCCGGAACATGGCGACCGGCGCGTCCGGCGCCAACCTGGCGATCGTGCTCGTCGACGCGCGCCACGGCGTGCTGACGCAGACCCGCCGTCACGCTTTCATCACGTCCCTGCTCGGTATCCAGCACCTCGTCGTCGCCGTAAACAAGATGGACATGGTGGATTACAGCGAAGCGGTCTTCGACGACATCCGCCGCGCCTTCCTGGACTACGCCGCCAAGTTAAACGTGAGCGATATCCGGATCGTTCCGGTGAGTGCCCTCCACGGCGACAACGTGGTGGAGAAGAGCGGCCGCATGCCGTGGTACCACGGGCAGTCCGTGCTGGATATCCTGGAGGACGTGCAGTTCCTGACCGACCGCAACCTGGTGGACCTGCGCTTTCCCGTGCAGTACGTCATCCGCCCCCACCAGAATGCGCGGTACTACGCGGGTTCGGTGCTGTCCGGCGTGGTCCGGCCCGGGGATGAAGTGCTGATTCTGCCCGGGCAGAACCGGACGCGGGTGCAGTCCGTATCCAGTTTCGATGGCGACCTCGAAGAGGCCTATCCGCCCATGTCCGTTTCGCTGCAGCTGGAGGACGAGGTGGACATAAGCCGGGGCGACATGATCGTCCATCCCAAGAACCTGCCCCACGTGGACCGGCGGTTCGAAGCCATGATGGTCTGGATGAGCGAGGCGCCCATGGATCCGTCGCGTCACTACCTGATCAAGCAGACCACGCAGACCGCCCGCGTGAGCATCGATCACGTCGACTACCGGATCGACGTCGATACCCTGCACAAAGTCGACGTCTCCCGCCTTGCGCTGAACGATATCGGCCGCGTGGCCCTGACCTCGAACCGGCCTCTCTTCCACGACGCGTACCTGAACAACCGGCTGACCGGGAGTTTCATCCTGGTGGACTACCTGACGAACAATACCGTGGCCGCGGGCATGATCATCGACCGGCTGCCGGAAGACCGCGTGCCCATGGACGTGGACGCCGGTTCCGAACCCCGGGCCACCACGTCGAAGCGGACCAGCCTGGTGGACCCGGACCGGCGGATCGTGCGGTATGGACAGAAGCCCTGCACGATCTGGATCACGGGATTGGTGGGATCGGGCAAGTCGGCCGTCACCTTCGGACTCGAGGCGGCGCTTTACGAGGAGGGGTACTCGGTGGTGGTGCTGGACAGTTCGGTCGTCCGCAACGGACTCAGCCGGGACCTGGGCTTCTCGGCGGCGGACCAGGCCGAGAACCTGCGGCGCGTGGCCGAATGCGCCCGCGTGCTCAACGACGCGGGCCTCATCGTCGTCGCCTCCTTCATTTCGCCGAGCGAGGATGGCCGCCGCCAGGTGGCCGAGCGGATCGGGATCGACAGGTACGTGGAAGTCTTCGTCGACGCATCGCTCGACTGGTGCCGGAAGCACGATACCACGGGCTGTTACGCCAAATCGGACCGGGGTCTCCTGCGCAACCTCGCCGGCGTGGACTACCCCTACGAAAGGCCCATTGACCCGGCGGTGAAGGTCGCGTCGGAGACCGACCCGGTGGACCATTCGGTTTCACGCATCGTAGCGGTGTTGAAGGAGAAAGGCTACCTGCTTACCATCCCGCCAGCCCCATGA
- the cysD gene encoding sulfate adenylyltransferase subunit CysD, with the protein MPRYSISHLMQLEAESIHVMREVAAEFERPVMLYSVGKDSSVMLHLARKAFYPQKLPFPLMHVDTGYKFEEMYDFRRRMAEEYEADLIVHRNEEAIAAGTNPYDLGTQRCCGLLKTQALLDGLKAGRFDAALGGARREEEKSRAKERFFSFRDRFGQWDPKNQRPELWNLYNCRIGQEESIRVFPLSNWTELDVWMYIHREDIPVVPLYFAREREVVVRGEQLIPLEGQARLLPGETPRSMVCRFRTLGCSPCTGAVRSAASSVEEIIEEMMVERISERSTRIIDHDQEGSMELKKREGYF; encoded by the coding sequence ATGCCCCGATATTCCATCTCACACCTGATGCAGCTCGAAGCCGAGAGCATCCACGTCATGCGCGAGGTCGCCGCGGAATTCGAGCGACCCGTCATGTTGTATTCCGTCGGCAAGGATTCCTCGGTCATGCTGCACCTCGCGCGCAAGGCCTTCTATCCACAGAAACTGCCCTTCCCGCTCATGCACGTCGACACCGGGTACAAGTTCGAGGAGATGTATGACTTCCGAAGGCGCATGGCCGAGGAATACGAGGCGGACCTGATCGTCCACCGCAACGAGGAAGCAATCGCCGCGGGTACCAATCCCTACGACCTGGGCACGCAAAGGTGCTGTGGCCTGTTGAAGACGCAGGCCCTGCTCGACGGGCTGAAGGCAGGGCGCTTCGACGCCGCGCTGGGCGGCGCCCGGCGCGAGGAGGAGAAATCACGGGCTAAGGAACGGTTCTTCTCTTTCCGGGACCGGTTCGGCCAGTGGGATCCGAAAAACCAGCGGCCCGAACTGTGGAACCTTTACAACTGCCGCATCGGCCAGGAGGAGTCCATCCGGGTCTTCCCCCTCTCCAACTGGACCGAACTGGATGTCTGGATGTACATCCACCGGGAGGACATCCCGGTCGTACCCCTCTATTTCGCCCGGGAGCGCGAGGTCGTGGTCCGGGGAGAGCAGCTGATCCCCCTTGAAGGCCAGGCCCGCCTGCTGCCTGGTGAGACCCCCCGCTCCATGGTCTGCCGGTTCCGCACGTTGGGCTGCTCGCCCTGCACCGGCGCCGTAAGATCCGCCGCTTCTTCTGTCGAAGAGATCATCGAGGAAATGATGGTGGAGCGCATCTCGGAACGTTCCACCCGCATCATCGATCACGACCAGGAAGGGTCAATGGAACTGAAGAAGCGGGAGGGCTATTTCTGA
- a CDS encoding ferrous iron transporter B — protein MSETSTKHTAGEDILGRVEEMQRGLDGSYRDEIVEAIYQDAEAITRKVVRTDETASYPWDQKLDRIVTSRIWGLPFMALLLGVVFWITISGANVPSSMLAEGLFWLGARGVEFFEWLGMPWWVTGFIWHGVYRGLAWVIAVMLPPMAIFFPIFTILEDLGYLPRVAFNVDALFKKAGAHGKQALTMSMGLGCNAAGVVACRVIDSPRERLIAILTNNFMPCNGRWPTLIILATLFVAAAFPPAFAAMAAAGSLVLIVLIGAATTLLVSAILSRSFLRGEASSFTLELPPYRRPSILRVLYTSLIDRTIFVLWRAVVMAVPAGGVIWLLSNIHTGGQSLTVWVSQWLEPVGRAIGLDGVILLAYIIAIPANEIVVPTIIMAYTGAGMMIELDTMAELQHLLVNQQGWTLLTAVCLMLFSLLHNPCSTTMWTVYRETRSVKWTVVSGLMPLAIAFLLLFIVAQTAYFVMGLAGW, from the coding sequence ATGAGCGAGACTTCGACAAAACACACGGCCGGCGAGGACATTCTCGGCCGGGTCGAGGAGATGCAACGGGGCCTGGACGGATCTTACCGGGATGAAATCGTCGAGGCCATCTACCAGGATGCCGAGGCCATCACCCGGAAGGTGGTCCGCACCGACGAAACGGCCTCCTATCCCTGGGACCAGAAGCTGGACCGCATCGTGACCTCGAGGATCTGGGGCCTGCCGTTCATGGCCCTGCTCCTGGGCGTCGTCTTCTGGATCACGATATCGGGGGCCAACGTGCCCTCCTCCATGCTGGCGGAAGGACTGTTCTGGCTGGGTGCGCGCGGCGTCGAGTTCTTCGAGTGGCTGGGCATGCCCTGGTGGGTCACCGGGTTCATCTGGCACGGCGTCTACCGGGGACTGGCCTGGGTGATCGCCGTCATGCTTCCGCCCATGGCGATCTTCTTTCCTATTTTTACCATACTGGAAGACCTGGGGTACCTTCCCCGCGTGGCCTTCAACGTCGACGCCCTGTTCAAGAAGGCGGGCGCCCACGGCAAGCAGGCGCTCACCATGAGCATGGGACTGGGCTGCAACGCGGCCGGGGTCGTGGCCTGCCGGGTCATCGATTCCCCCAGGGAGCGGCTGATCGCCATCCTCACCAACAACTTCATGCCCTGCAACGGGCGGTGGCCCACGCTGATCATACTGGCCACCCTCTTCGTGGCGGCGGCCTTCCCGCCGGCCTTCGCGGCCATGGCCGCGGCCGGCTCCCTGGTCCTCATCGTCCTGATCGGCGCCGCGACGACCCTGCTGGTGTCAGCCATACTGTCCCGGTCGTTCCTCCGGGGCGAAGCCAGCAGCTTCACGCTGGAGCTTCCGCCCTACCGGCGTCCCAGCATTCTGCGCGTGCTCTACACCTCGCTGATCGACCGGACGATCTTCGTACTGTGGCGTGCGGTGGTCATGGCCGTGCCGGCGGGCGGCGTGATCTGGCTGCTGAGCAACATCCACACCGGGGGTCAGAGCCTGACGGTCTGGGTCTCCCAGTGGCTGGAACCCGTGGGGCGGGCCATCGGTCTCGACGGCGTGATCCTGCTGGCCTACATCATCGCCATCCCCGCCAACGAAATCGTGGTCCCGACCATCATCATGGCCTATACCGGCGCGGGCATGATGATCGAACTGGACACGATGGCGGAGCTGCAGCATCTCCTGGTGAACCAGCAGGGGTGGACGCTCCTCACCGCCGTCTGCCTGATGCTCTTCTCCCTGCTGCACAACCCCTGTTCGACTACCATGTGGACGGTCTACCGGGAGACTCGGAGCGTGAAGTGGACCGTGGTGAGCGGTCTCATGCCCCTGGCCATCGCATTCCTCCTGCTCTTCATCGTCGCCCAGACCGCCTACTTCGTCATGGGGCTGGCGGGATGGTAA